Proteins encoded by one window of Serratia nevei:
- a CDS encoding oxidoreductase, with the protein MTIKGLMTLLLLSLFSAPLYAAVDYFYLKPLDGEKIKITRQMLEAMPAYTIKTSTNFTPEDTFTGVEFAELVKAYHLKGQSVRAFAWDDYSYSMPIDEMIKYRVIVAYQRGGKPIDVGELGPFAIIYPRDGYAELNNLDVNAKTVWQVKRLELK; encoded by the coding sequence ATGACAATCAAAGGATTGATGACGTTACTGCTGCTTTCGCTGTTCAGCGCACCGCTGTATGCGGCCGTTGACTATTTTTACCTGAAACCGCTCGACGGCGAGAAGATCAAGATAACCCGGCAGATGCTGGAGGCGATGCCGGCGTACACGATTAAAACCTCGACCAATTTCACCCCGGAAGATACGTTCACCGGCGTTGAGTTTGCCGAGCTGGTGAAAGCCTATCACCTGAAAGGTCAGTCGGTGCGCGCTTTCGCCTGGGACGATTACTCCTACTCGATGCCGATTGACGAGATGATTAAATACCGCGTGATCGTCGCCTATCAGCGCGGTGGCAAGCCGATCGACGTTGGGGAGCTGGGGCCGTTCGCCATTATTTATCCACGCGATGGCTACGCCGAGCTGAATAACCTGGATGTGAATGCGAAAACCGTCTGGCAAGTTAAACGGCTGGAGCTGAAATAA
- the rpoC gene encoding DNA-directed RNA polymerase subunit beta', whose translation MKDLLKFLKAQTKTEEFDAIKIALASPDMIRSWSFGEVKKPETINYRTFKPERDGLFCARIFGPVKDYECLCGKYKRLKHRGVICEKCGVEVTQTKVRRERMGHIELASPTAHIWFLKSLPSRIGLLLDMPLRDIERVLYFESYVVVEGGMTNLERRQILTEEQYLDALEEFGDEFDAKMGAEAIQALLKNMDLEAECEQLREELNETNSETKRKKLTKRIKLLEAFVQSGNKPEWMILTVLPVLPPDLRPLVPLDGGRFATSDLNDLYRRVINRNNRLKRLLDLAAPDIIVRNEKRMLQEAVDALLDNGRRGRAITGSNKRPLKSLADMIKGKQGRFRQNLLGKRVDYSGRSVITVGPYLRLHQCGLPKKMALELFKPFIYGKLELRGLATTIKAAKKMVEREEAVVWDILDEVIREHPVLLNRAPTLHRLGIQAFEPVLIEGKAIQLHPLVCAAYNADFDGDQMAVHVPLTLEAQLEARALMMSTNNILSPANGEPIIVPSQDVVLGLYYMTRDCVNAKGEGMVLNGSKEAERVYRAGLASLHARVKVRITEDVKNAEGEWTSQTSIIDTTIGRAILWMIVPKGLPYSIVNQPLGKKAISKMLNTCYRILGLKPTVIFADQIMYTGFAYAARSGASVGIDDMVIPAKKAEIIEEAETEVAEIQEQFQSGLVTAGERYNKVIDIWAAANERVAKAMMENLSVEDVVNRDGEVEQQVSFNSIFMMADSGARGSAAQIRQLAGMRGLMAKPDGSIIETPITANFREGLNVLQYFISTHGARKGLADTALKTANSGYLTRRLVDVAQDLVVTEDDCGTHDGILMTPVIEGGDVKEPLRERVLGRVTAEDVLKPGTADILVPRNTLLNEKACDLLEENSVDSVKVRSVVSCETDFGVCANCYGRDLARGHIINKGEAIGVIAAQSIGEPGTQLTMRTFHIGGAASRAAAESSIQVKNKGSLKLSNAKFVMNAAGKLVITSRNTELKLIDEFGRTKESYKVPYGAVMGKGDGEEVNGGETVANWDPHTMPVISEVSGFIRFADMVDGQTITRQTDELTGLSSLVVLDSAERTGSGKDLRPALKIVDAQGEDVLIPGTDMPAQYFLPGKAIVQLEDGIQIGAGDTLARIPQESGGTKDITGGLPRVADLFEARRPKEPAILAEISGIISFGKETKGKRRLVISPLDGSDAYEEMIPKWRQLNVFEGEVVERGDVVSDGPESPHDILRLRGVHAVTRYITNEVQEVYRLQGVKINDKHIEVIVRQMLRKGTIVSAGGSEFLEGEQAEVSRVKIANRQLEAEGKIAATFSRDLLGITKASLATESFISAASFQETTRVLTEAAVAGKRDELRGLKENVIVGRLIPAGTGYAYHQDRMRRRAQGEAPVVPQVSAEEATANLAELLNAGLGGSDDE comes from the coding sequence GTGAAAGACTTATTGAAGTTTCTGAAAGCGCAAACTAAGACCGAAGAGTTTGATGCGATCAAGATTGCTCTGGCCTCGCCAGACATGATCCGTTCGTGGTCGTTCGGTGAAGTTAAGAAGCCGGAAACCATTAACTACCGTACGTTCAAACCAGAGCGTGACGGCCTTTTCTGCGCCCGTATCTTCGGGCCGGTAAAAGATTACGAGTGCCTGTGCGGTAAGTACAAGCGCTTGAAACACCGCGGCGTGATCTGTGAGAAGTGCGGCGTTGAAGTGACCCAGACCAAAGTGCGTCGTGAGCGCATGGGCCACATCGAGCTGGCTTCGCCGACCGCGCACATCTGGTTCCTGAAATCGCTGCCATCCCGCATCGGTTTGCTGCTGGATATGCCGCTGCGTGACATCGAACGCGTACTGTACTTCGAATCCTATGTGGTGGTCGAAGGCGGTATGACCAACCTCGAGCGCCGTCAGATCCTGACCGAAGAGCAGTATCTGGACGCGCTGGAAGAGTTCGGTGACGAATTCGACGCCAAGATGGGTGCGGAAGCTATTCAGGCCCTGTTGAAAAACATGGATCTGGAAGCCGAGTGCGAGCAGCTGCGTGAAGAGCTGAACGAAACCAACTCCGAAACCAAGCGCAAGAAGCTGACCAAGCGTATCAAGCTGCTGGAAGCGTTCGTACAGTCTGGCAACAAGCCGGAGTGGATGATCCTGACCGTGCTGCCGGTACTGCCGCCGGATCTGCGCCCGCTGGTTCCGCTGGATGGCGGTCGTTTCGCGACCTCGGATCTGAACGATCTGTATCGCCGCGTGATCAACCGTAACAACCGTCTGAAACGCCTGCTGGATCTGGCTGCGCCTGACATCATCGTGCGCAACGAAAAGCGTATGCTGCAAGAAGCGGTAGACGCCCTGCTGGATAACGGCCGTCGCGGTCGTGCCATCACCGGTTCCAACAAACGTCCTCTGAAATCTTTGGCCGACATGATCAAAGGTAAGCAGGGTCGTTTCCGTCAGAACCTGCTCGGTAAACGCGTTGACTACTCCGGCCGTTCCGTAATCACCGTAGGTCCATACCTGCGTCTGCATCAGTGCGGTCTGCCTAAGAAGATGGCGCTGGAGCTGTTCAAACCGTTCATCTACGGCAAGTTGGAGCTGCGTGGCCTGGCCACCACCATCAAAGCCGCCAAGAAAATGGTTGAGCGTGAAGAAGCCGTCGTTTGGGATATCCTGGACGAAGTGATCCGCGAACACCCGGTACTGCTGAACCGTGCACCAACCCTGCACCGTTTGGGTATCCAGGCGTTTGAACCGGTTCTGATCGAAGGTAAAGCGATCCAGCTGCACCCGCTGGTTTGTGCGGCCTATAACGCCGACTTCGATGGTGACCAGATGGCTGTTCACGTACCGCTGACGCTGGAAGCCCAGCTGGAAGCGCGTGCGCTGATGATGTCCACCAACAACATCCTGTCCCCAGCGAACGGCGAGCCAATCATCGTTCCTTCTCAGGACGTTGTACTGGGTCTGTACTACATGACCCGCGACTGTGTTAACGCCAAGGGCGAAGGCATGGTGCTGAACGGTTCCAAAGAAGCTGAGCGTGTTTACCGCGCCGGCCTGGCGTCTCTGCATGCGCGCGTTAAAGTGCGTATCACCGAAGACGTCAAAAACGCCGAAGGCGAATGGACTTCTCAGACCAGCATCATCGACACCACCATCGGCCGCGCCATCCTGTGGATGATCGTACCGAAAGGTCTGCCGTACTCGATCGTTAACCAGCCTTTGGGCAAGAAAGCGATCTCCAAGATGCTGAACACCTGTTACCGCATCCTGGGCCTGAAGCCGACCGTTATCTTTGCTGACCAGATCATGTACACCGGTTTTGCTTACGCAGCCCGTTCCGGCGCTTCCGTAGGTATCGACGACATGGTTATCCCGGCCAAGAAAGCGGAGATCATCGAAGAAGCGGAAACCGAAGTTGCCGAGATCCAGGAGCAGTTCCAGTCTGGTCTGGTTACCGCCGGCGAACGCTACAACAAAGTGATCGATATCTGGGCTGCAGCGAACGAACGCGTTGCGAAAGCGATGATGGAAAACCTGTCGGTAGAAGACGTGGTTAACCGTGACGGCGAAGTGGAACAGCAAGTTTCCTTCAACAGCATCTTTATGATGGCCGACTCCGGTGCGCGTGGTTCCGCCGCTCAGATTCGTCAGCTGGCCGGTATGCGTGGTCTGATGGCGAAGCCGGACGGCTCCATCATCGAAACGCCAATCACCGCGAACTTCCGTGAAGGTCTGAACGTACTCCAGTACTTCATCTCCACCCACGGTGCTCGTAAAGGTCTGGCGGATACCGCACTGAAAACCGCGAACTCCGGTTATCTGACCCGTCGTCTGGTTGACGTGGCGCAGGATCTGGTTGTGACCGAAGACGACTGTGGCACCCACGACGGCATCCTGATGACTCCGGTTATCGAAGGTGGCGACGTGAAAGAGCCGCTGCGTGAACGCGTTCTGGGCCGTGTGACGGCAGAAGACGTCCTCAAGCCGGGTACGGCGGACATTCTGGTGCCACGCAACACCCTGCTGAACGAGAAGGCGTGTGACCTGTTGGAAGAGAACTCTGTCGACAGCGTTAAAGTCCGTTCCGTGGTGAGCTGTGAAACCGACTTTGGTGTGTGTGCAAACTGCTACGGTCGCGACCTGGCACGTGGCCACATCATCAACAAAGGTGAAGCCATCGGCGTTATCGCGGCACAGTCCATCGGTGAGCCGGGTACACAGCTGACGATGCGTACGTTCCACATCGGTGGTGCGGCATCTCGTGCGGCTGCTGAATCCAGCATCCAGGTGAAAAACAAGGGTAGCCTCAAGCTGAGCAACGCGAAGTTCGTTATGAACGCCGCAGGCAAGCTGGTGATCACCTCGCGTAACACCGAACTGAAACTGATCGACGAATTCGGCCGTACCAAAGAAAGCTACAAGGTGCCTTACGGTGCCGTGATGGGCAAAGGCGACGGTGAAGAAGTTAACGGCGGCGAAACCGTTGCTAACTGGGATCCGCACACCATGCCGGTCATCAGTGAAGTCAGCGGCTTCATTCGCTTCGCGGACATGGTTGACGGCCAGACCATTACTCGCCAGACCGACGAACTGACCGGTTTGTCTTCTCTGGTCGTTCTGGACAGCGCAGAGCGTACCGGTAGCGGTAAAGACCTGCGTCCGGCACTGAAAATCGTTGACGCTCAGGGCGAAGACGTATTGATCCCAGGCACCGATATGCCTGCTCAATACTTCCTGCCGGGCAAAGCGATCGTTCAGCTGGAAGACGGCATTCAGATCGGTGCGGGTGATACCCTGGCACGTATTCCTCAGGAATCCGGCGGTACCAAGGATATTACCGGTGGTCTGCCGCGCGTTGCCGACCTGTTCGAAGCACGCCGTCCGAAAGAGCCGGCAATCCTGGCTGAAATCAGCGGGATTATCTCGTTCGGTAAAGAGACCAAAGGCAAACGTCGCCTGGTGATCTCTCCGCTGGACGGCAGCGACGCTTACGAAGAGATGATTCCGAAATGGCGTCAGCTCAACGTGTTCGAAGGCGAAGTGGTGGAACGTGGTGACGTCGTTTCCGACGGCCCAGAGTCTCCGCACGACATTCTGCGTCTGCGTGGTGTGCATGCGGTTACCCGCTACATCACCAACGAAGTGCAGGAAGTTTACCGTCTGCAAGGCGTTAAGATTAACGATAAGCACATCGAAGTTATCGTTCGTCAGATGCTGCGTAAAGGCACCATCGTTAGCGCTGGTGGCTCCGAGTTCCTGGAAGGCGAGCAGGCTGAAGTGTCTCGCGTCAAGATTGCCAACCGTCAGCTGGAAGCTGAAGGTAAAATCGCGGCAACCTTCTCGCGCGATCTGCTGGGTATCACCAAGGCTTCCTTGGCGACCGAGTCCTTCATCTCCGCTGCATCGTTCCAGGAAACGACGCGCGTTCTGACCGAAGCTGCCGTAGCCGGCAAGCGTGATGAACTGCGTGGCCTGAAAGAGAACGTCATCGTGGGCCGTCTGATTCCAGCCGGTACCGGTTACGCTTATCATCAGGATCGCATGCGTCGTCGTGCTCAGGGTGAAGCGCCGGTTGTTCCGCAAGTCAGCGCGGAAGAAGCGACGGCTAACCTGGCCGAGCTGCTCAACGCAGGCCTGGGCGGCAGCGACGACGAGTAA
- the rpoB gene encoding DNA-directed RNA polymerase subunit beta — translation MVYSYTEKKRIRKDFGKRPQVLDIPYLLSIQLDSFQKFIEQDPEGQYGLEAAFRSVFPIQSYSGNSELQYVSYRLGEPVFDVKECQIRGVTFSAPLRVKLRLVIYEREAPEGTVKDIKEQEVYMGEIPLMTENGTFVINGTERVIVSQLHRSPGVFFDSDKGKTHSSGKVLYNARIIPYRGSWLDFEFDPKDNLFVRIDRRRKLPATIILRALNYTTEQILDLFFDKIVFEIRDNKLQMELVPERLRGETASFDIEANGKIYVEKGRRITARHIRQLEKDDIQSIEVPVEYIAGKVVAKDYIDTNTGELICAANMELSLDLLAKLSQSGHKRIETLFTNDLDHGAYISETLRVDPTNDRLSSLVEIYRMMRPGEPPTREAAESLFENLFFSEDRYDLSAVGRMKFNRSLLRDEIEGSGILSKDDIIEVMKKLIDIRNGKGEVDDIDHLGNRRIRSVGEMAENQFRVGLVRVERAVKERLSLGDLDTLMPQDMINAKPISAAVKEFFGSSQLSQFMDQNNPLSEITHKRRISALGPGGLTRERAGFEVRDVHPTHYGRVCPIETPEGPNIGLINSLSVYAQTNEYGFLETPYRRVRDGVVTDEINYLSAIEEGNFVIAQANSNLDEEGRFVEDLVTCRSKGESSLFSRDQVDYMDVSTQQVVSVGASLIPFLEHDDANRALMGANMQRQAVPTLRADKPLVGTGMERAVAVDSGVTAVAKRGGVIQYVDASRIVIKVNEDEMYPGEAGIDIYNLTKYTRSNQNTCINQMPCVNLGEPIERGDVLADGPSTDLGELALGQNMRVAFMPWNGYNFEDSILVSERVVQEDRFTTIHIQELACVSRDTKLGPEEITADIPNVGEAALSKLDESGIVYIGAEVTGGDILVGKVTPKGETQLTPEEKLLRAIFGEKASDVKDSSLRVPNGVSGTVIDVQVFTRDGVEKDKRALEIEEMQLKQAKKDLTEELQILEAGLFARIHAVLVAGGIEADKLSKLPRDRWLELGLTDEEKQNQLEQLAEQYDELKSDFEKKLEAKRRKITQGDDLAPGVLKIVKVYLAVKRQIQPGDKMAGRHGNKGVISKINPIEDMPYDENGTPVDIVLNPLGVPSRMNIGQILETHLGMAAKGIGEKINQMLKQQQEVAKLREFIQKAYDLGDDVCQKVDLNTFSDDEVLRLAENLKKGMPIATPVFDGAKETEIKKLLEMGGIPTSGQITLFDGRTGEQFERQVTVGYMYMLKLNHLVDDKMHARSTGSYSLVTQQPLGGKAQFGGQRFGEMEVWALEAYGAAYTLQEMLTVKSDDVNGRTKMYKNIVDGDHRMEPGMPESFNVLLKEIRSLGINIELEDE, via the coding sequence ATGGTTTACTCCTATACCGAGAAAAAACGTATTCGTAAGGATTTTGGTAAACGTCCACAAGTGCTGGACATACCATATCTCCTTTCTATCCAGCTTGACTCGTTCCAGAAGTTTATCGAGCAAGATCCAGAAGGGCAGTACGGCCTTGAAGCCGCATTCCGTTCTGTTTTCCCTATCCAGAGCTACAGTGGCAATTCGGAGCTGCAATACGTTAGCTACCGTCTTGGTGAGCCGGTCTTCGACGTCAAAGAGTGCCAGATCCGTGGTGTGACGTTCTCTGCACCGCTGCGCGTAAAACTGCGCCTGGTTATCTATGAGCGCGAAGCGCCTGAAGGTACGGTCAAAGACATCAAGGAACAAGAAGTCTACATGGGCGAAATTCCGCTCATGACCGAAAACGGCACCTTTGTGATCAACGGTACTGAGAGGGTTATCGTATCTCAGTTGCACCGTAGTCCTGGCGTATTCTTCGACAGCGATAAGGGTAAAACCCACTCCTCGGGTAAAGTGCTGTACAACGCACGCATCATCCCTTACCGCGGTTCATGGTTGGACTTCGAGTTCGATCCGAAAGACAACCTGTTCGTGCGTATCGACCGTCGCCGCAAACTGCCTGCGACCATCATTCTGCGCGCGCTGAACTACACCACTGAACAGATCCTCGACCTGTTCTTTGACAAGATCGTCTTCGAAATCCGCGACAACAAGCTGCAGATGGAGCTGGTGCCAGAGCGCCTGCGTGGTGAGACCGCTTCGTTCGACATCGAAGCCAACGGCAAGATCTACGTAGAGAAAGGCCGTCGCATCACCGCTCGTCATATCCGTCAGCTGGAAAAAGACGACATTCAGAGCATTGAAGTACCGGTAGAGTACATCGCGGGCAAAGTGGTCGCGAAAGACTATATCGATACCAATACCGGCGAACTGATCTGCGCAGCCAACATGGAGCTGTCGCTGGATCTGCTGGCCAAGCTGAGCCAGTCCGGCCACAAGCGCATCGAAACGCTGTTCACCAACGATCTGGATCACGGCGCGTACATCTCTGAAACGCTGCGTGTCGATCCGACCAACGATCGTCTGAGCTCGCTGGTAGAAATCTACCGCATGATGCGCCCTGGTGAGCCGCCAACGCGCGAAGCTGCCGAAAGCCTGTTCGAGAACCTGTTCTTCTCCGAAGACCGCTACGATCTGTCCGCGGTGGGTCGCATGAAGTTCAACCGTTCTCTGCTGCGCGACGAGATCGAAGGTTCGGGCATCTTGAGCAAAGACGACATCATCGAAGTGATGAAGAAGCTCATCGATATCCGTAACGGCAAGGGCGAAGTGGACGATATCGACCACTTGGGCAACCGTCGTATCCGCTCCGTCGGCGAAATGGCCGAGAACCAGTTCCGCGTAGGTCTGGTGCGTGTTGAGCGTGCGGTGAAAGAGCGTCTGTCTCTGGGCGATCTGGATACCCTGATGCCTCAAGACATGATCAACGCCAAGCCGATTTCGGCGGCGGTGAAAGAGTTCTTCGGTTCCAGCCAGCTGTCCCAGTTCATGGACCAGAACAACCCGCTGTCCGAGATCACGCACAAGCGTCGTATCTCCGCACTGGGCCCGGGTGGTCTGACCCGTGAGCGCGCCGGCTTTGAAGTTCGAGACGTACACCCGACCCACTACGGTCGCGTGTGCCCAATCGAAACGCCGGAAGGTCCAAACATCGGTCTGATCAACTCCCTGTCCGTGTACGCACAGACTAACGAGTATGGCTTCCTGGAAACCCCGTACCGCCGCGTGCGTGACGGCGTGGTGACCGATGAAATCAACTACCTGTCTGCTATTGAAGAAGGCAACTTCGTTATCGCCCAGGCGAACTCCAACCTGGATGAAGAAGGCCGCTTCGTAGAAGACCTGGTCACCTGTCGTAGCAAAGGCGAATCAAGCCTGTTCAGCCGCGACCAGGTTGACTACATGGACGTATCCACCCAACAGGTTGTTTCCGTTGGTGCTTCACTGATTCCATTCCTGGAACACGATGACGCCAACCGTGCATTGATGGGTGCGAACATGCAACGTCAGGCCGTACCAACCCTGCGCGCTGACAAGCCGCTGGTCGGTACCGGTATGGAACGCGCTGTAGCGGTTGACTCCGGCGTAACCGCCGTTGCCAAACGCGGCGGTGTGATCCAGTACGTGGATGCTTCCCGTATCGTTATCAAAGTTAACGAAGACGAGATGTACCCGGGCGAAGCAGGTATCGATATTTACAACCTGACCAAGTACACCCGTTCTAACCAGAACACCTGCATCAACCAGATGCCGTGTGTGAATCTGGGTGAGCCAATCGAGCGCGGCGACGTGCTGGCGGATGGCCCATCGACAGACCTGGGCGAACTGGCACTGGGCCAGAACATGCGCGTAGCGTTCATGCCTTGGAACGGCTACAACTTCGAAGACTCCATCTTGGTCTCCGAGCGCGTGGTGCAGGAAGATCGCTTCACCACCATCCACATTCAGGAACTGGCGTGCGTGTCTCGCGACACCAAGCTGGGGCCTGAAGAGATCACCGCCGACATCCCTAACGTGGGTGAAGCTGCGCTCTCCAAGCTGGATGAATCCGGTATCGTGTATATCGGTGCTGAAGTGACCGGCGGTGACATTCTGGTCGGTAAGGTAACGCCTAAAGGCGAAACCCAACTGACGCCGGAAGAGAAGCTGCTGCGTGCGATCTTCGGTGAGAAAGCGTCTGACGTTAAAGACTCTTCTCTGCGTGTACCGAACGGCGTTTCCGGTACGGTTATCGACGTGCAGGTCTTCACCCGCGATGGCGTGGAAAAAGACAAGCGTGCGTTGGAAATCGAAGAGATGCAGCTGAAGCAGGCGAAGAAAGACCTGACGGAAGAACTGCAGATCCTGGAAGCCGGCCTGTTTGCACGTATCCACGCGGTGCTGGTTGCCGGTGGCATCGAAGCCGACAAGCTGAGCAAGCTGCCGCGCGATCGCTGGCTGGAACTGGGCCTGACCGACGAAGAGAAGCAAAACCAGCTGGAGCAGCTGGCTGAGCAGTACGACGAACTGAAATCTGACTTCGAGAAGAAGCTGGAAGCCAAGCGTCGTAAGATCACTCAGGGCGACGATCTGGCGCCGGGCGTGCTGAAAATCGTCAAGGTTTATCTGGCCGTTAAGCGTCAGATCCAACCGGGTGACAAGATGGCGGGCCGCCACGGTAACAAGGGTGTTATCTCCAAGATCAACCCGATCGAAGATATGCCTTACGATGAAAACGGCACGCCGGTAGACATCGTACTGAACCCGCTGGGCGTACCATCACGTATGAACATCGGTCAGATCCTGGAAACCCACCTGGGTATGGCTGCGAAAGGCATCGGTGAGAAAATCAACCAGATGCTGAAGCAGCAGCAGGAAGTGGCCAAGCTGCGTGAGTTCATCCAGAAGGCCTACGATCTGGGCGACGACGTTTGCCAGAAAGTTGACCTGAACACCTTCAGCGACGACGAAGTGCTGCGTCTGGCAGAGAACCTGAAAAAAGGTATGCCGATCGCAACGCCGGTGTTTGACGGTGCGAAAGAGACTGAAATCAAGAAGCTGCTGGAAATGGGCGGTATCCCGACCTCCGGTCAGATCACGCTGTTCGATGGCCGTACCGGTGAGCAATTCGAGCGCCAGGTTACTGTCGGCTATATGTACATGCTGAAACTGAACCACTTGGTTGACGATAAAATGCACGCCCGTTCAACCGGTTCTTACAGCTTGGTTACTCAGCAACCTCTGGGTGGTAAAGCGCAGTTCGGTGGTCAACGCTTCGGTGAGATGGAAGTGTGGGCACTGGAAGCATACGGCGCGGCTTATACCCTGCAGGAAATGCTCACCGTTAAGTCGGATGACGTTAACGGCCGTACCAAGATGTACAAAAACATCGTGGATGGCGACCACCGGATGGAGCCAGGCATGCCGGAATCCTTCAACGTACTGTTGAAAGAAATCCGCTCGCTCGGCATCAACATCGAACTGGAAGACGAGTAA
- a CDS encoding GNAT family N-acetyltransferase, producing the protein MDSLITFEKLTAQHLPYLYEIRFSVEENLLHPHQIQYLQRKQALEDINQGGGWICKHGDDYAGVGFGLFIPEPLIGGLFVKPEYQSKGIGSALLARITHWMFEHGAEAIHLTTDPGSKAEGFYQHHGWAVVGQDEFGQAELVKRKEGE; encoded by the coding sequence ATGGACAGCCTCATTACCTTCGAAAAATTGACGGCGCAACACCTGCCTTACCTGTATGAGATCCGCTTTTCCGTTGAAGAAAACCTGCTGCACCCGCATCAGATCCAGTACCTGCAGCGCAAACAGGCGCTGGAGGACATCAACCAGGGCGGCGGCTGGATCTGCAAGCATGGCGACGACTATGCCGGCGTTGGCTTCGGGCTATTCATCCCTGAACCGCTGATCGGCGGTCTGTTCGTGAAGCCGGAATACCAGTCGAAGGGGATCGGCTCCGCCTTGCTGGCCCGGATCACTCACTGGATGTTTGAGCACGGCGCCGAAGCGATCCACTTAACCACCGATCCTGGCTCCAAAGCCGAAGGCTTTTATCAACATCACGGCTGGGCCGTGGTCGGGCAGGATGAGTTCGGCCAGGCCGAACTGGTGAAACGTAAAGAGGGTGAATAA